A window from Gottschalkiaceae bacterium SANA encodes these proteins:
- a CDS encoding nucleotidyltransferase, translated as MKIVGCIAEFNPFHHGHELYLKKAKEISKADAVVVVMSGDFVQRGEPAIINAERRTQVALSYGADLVLELHPAYVLASAEFFALGAIWSLEATGIVTDLIFGSESGNIDDFLHVQGYLRNHGERFSSQIPLAMQGGLSYSSAIAKVLEQEISISEKGFFSKPNNILGIEYVKAMLTRNQGFQIHTYQRQGANYHDQAIQGVMESASAIRRHLHAGGKPGVLVPEKSLHSLSHFYEENRKYQDLEAYFPLLQYRICLLSPSALAQYAGCEEGMENLLWKKIHQVASYSELVESMTSKRYPASRIKRYLLSILLGYTKILASSFKTQGPSYLKPLGFTDTGQTLMKKIKLIGSVPLLSNVAESWNSDTPPRGLSLDLATKDIYHLGAKTSFALGTGLRTAPKKG; from the coding sequence ATGAAAATAGTTGGTTGCATTGCTGAATTCAATCCATTTCACCATGGACATGAATTATATTTAAAGAAAGCAAAAGAGATTAGCAAGGCCGATGCGGTTGTTGTGGTCATGAGCGGGGATTTTGTTCAACGCGGTGAACCTGCAATTATCAATGCCGAGCGCAGAACGCAAGTAGCCCTCTCTTATGGTGCAGATTTGGTTTTAGAGCTACACCCTGCTTACGTATTAGCTAGTGCAGAGTTTTTTGCATTAGGCGCGATTTGGAGCCTAGAAGCCACAGGCATCGTAACAGATTTGATCTTTGGAAGTGAGTCTGGCAACATCGATGATTTTCTTCACGTTCAGGGCTATTTGCGCAATCATGGTGAACGCTTTTCTTCTCAAATCCCCTTGGCCATGCAAGGTGGTCTCTCTTATTCCAGTGCCATTGCCAAGGTTTTAGAACAAGAAATTTCAATTTCTGAAAAAGGATTTTTTTCGAAACCCAATAATATTCTTGGCATTGAATACGTGAAAGCCATGCTGACTAGAAATCAAGGCTTTCAAATTCATACCTATCAACGTCAGGGAGCGAACTATCACGATCAAGCCATTCAAGGTGTTATGGAAAGTGCATCGGCGATTCGACGGCATTTACATGCAGGCGGAAAACCTGGTGTCCTTGTACCGGAAAAATCGCTTCATTCGCTGTCTCATTTTTATGAGGAAAATCGAAAGTATCAAGATCTAGAAGCCTATTTCCCCCTCCTTCAGTATCGAATTTGTCTTCTTTCCCCATCCGCACTTGCACAATACGCCGGCTGTGAAGAAGGAATGGAAAATCTATTATGGAAGAAGATTCATCAGGTTGCGTCCTATAGTGAATTGGTGGAGTCCATGACTTCAAAACGATATCCAGCTTCTAGAATAAAACGGTATTTATTATCTATTCTTTTGGGCTATACAAAAATACTTGCATCCTCTTTCAAGACTCAAGGACCCTCCTATTTAAAACCCCTTGGGTTTACAGATACCGGTCAAACTTTGATGAAGAAGATCAAATTGATTGGAAGCGTACCACTTTTGTCAAATGTAGCGGAAAGCTGGAATTCGGATACGCCCCCCAGGGGGTTGAGTCTTGATTTAGCTACAAAAGATATTTACCACTTGGGTGCAAAAACTTCATTTGCCTTGGGAACAGGACTTCGAACGGCACCAAAAAAGGGATGA
- the coaD gene encoding pantetheine-phosphate adenylyltransferase, which produces MKVVYPGSFDPITYGHLDIIRRCSMKFDEVVVAVLENNNKKTLFSLGERKTLIQEAVEELENVTVNTFSGLLVDYVAQEQFDFVIRGLRSVSDFEYEFQMALVNHQLDAYTETLFMVTSSRYSYLSSSIVKEVASFSGNVGLMAPAHVAEALQKKFQEGE; this is translated from the coding sequence GTGAAGGTTGTTTATCCAGGCAGTTTTGATCCCATTACATATGGGCATTTAGATATTATCCGTCGTTGTTCTATGAAATTTGATGAAGTGGTTGTTGCAGTATTAGAAAACAACAATAAGAAAACCTTATTTTCCTTGGGGGAACGAAAAACCTTGATCCAGGAAGCCGTGGAAGAGCTTGAGAATGTGACCGTAAATACTTTTTCGGGTCTTTTGGTTGATTACGTGGCTCAAGAGCAATTTGATTTTGTCATACGCGGATTGAGAAGCGTATCTGATTTTGAATATGAGTTTCAAATGGCCTTGGTCAATCATCAACTTGACGCCTATACAGAGACTCTGTTTATGGTGACCAGTAGCCGATATTCATATTTAAGTTCAAGCATTGTTAAAGAAGTGGCTTCATTTAGCGGGAATGTCGGTTTGATGGCTCCAGCTCATGTGGCTGAAGCTCTGCAGAAAAAATTTCAGGAAGGAGAATAA
- a CDS encoding Asp23/Gls24 family envelope stress response protein produces MAVYLENEIGKIIIEDQTIAKIAGMTATECYGLVGMAPSSTTDGLVELLKGENVTKGVKVHVEEETNLIIDLYVIMQFGTKISAVAKNVIETVKYNVETYTGLSVFKVNIHVQGVRIQNN; encoded by the coding sequence ATGGCAGTATATTTAGAAAATGAAATTGGTAAAATTATTATAGAAGATCAAACAATAGCAAAGATTGCAGGCATGACAGCCACAGAGTGTTATGGGTTAGTTGGCATGGCGCCATCAAGCACAACGGATGGTCTTGTTGAATTGCTCAAGGGTGAGAATGTAACGAAGGGCGTTAAGGTCCATGTTGAAGAAGAGACAAATTTAATCATTGATTTGTATGTGATCATGCAATTTGGAACGAAGATATCTGCGGTTGCAAAAAATGTTATTGAAACCGTTAAGTATAATGTTGAAACGTACACAGGACTTTCCGTATTTAAGGTTAACATCCATGTTCAAGGTGTACGCATTCAAAACAACTAG
- the rsmD gene encoding 16S rRNA (guanine(966)-N(2))-methyltransferase RsmD: MRVITGKAKGIPLQSPRGYDIRPTTDKVKGAIFNRIMNVYPEDVVLDLYAGAGGMGIEFLSRGAENVKLVDMDRDHCRLIEENLQKTHLVGEVICNDVEASLRKFAIEGLKFDIIFMDPPYEQGFAQKNLQLLDSLQLLKENGMIIVEHEAALSLNLTFENFSFVDDRKYGSIRITYFKQGS, encoded by the coding sequence ATGCGAGTAATAACAGGTAAAGCAAAAGGAATTCCCTTGCAATCACCCCGAGGATACGATATACGCCCGACAACCGATAAGGTAAAAGGGGCAATTTTCAATCGCATAATGAATGTATATCCAGAGGATGTCGTTCTCGATCTGTACGCAGGTGCAGGAGGAATGGGTATAGAATTTTTGAGCCGAGGTGCCGAGAATGTTAAGTTGGTAGACATGGATCGAGATCATTGCCGGCTGATAGAAGAAAATTTACAGAAAACCCACCTGGTGGGCGAAGTGATTTGCAATGATGTTGAAGCCAGTTTGAGAAAATTTGCCATAGAGGGTTTAAAATTTGATATAATCTTTATGGACCCACCTTATGAACAAGGTTTTGCTCAAAAAAACCTTCAATTGCTGGATTCCTTGCAACTTCTAAAGGAAAACGGGATGATTATCGTTGAACATGAGGCGGCGTTGTCGTTAAACCTGACTTTTGAGAATTTTTCATTTGTCGATGATCGAAAGTATGGAAGCATTCGAATTACCTATTTCAAACAAGGGAGCTGA
- a CDS encoding DAK2 domain-containing protein → MKGINGQLFKRAFVAAAVNLDAHRELVDALNVFPVPDGDTGTNMSKTILTAAESVKQADGEDIGKVIKAASNGALMGARGNSGVILSQLLRGFYKGTKDIEELGVVELAAGLDHARETAYKAVMKPVEGTMLTIARVVAEKALELSTQDMEIEEFMEALLAHGDEVLEQTPDMLAALKEAGVVDSGGKGVMLLLHGFYAGLTGKIAVQESMDSVQMPSRTLQPNEEIEEGYCTNFMVLKPKGSIDDFRNILDKLGDSMVIAEAEDIFKVHIHSKEPGVILQEALKLGELTEIEIDNMRFQQEEKNLKDMQAAAPIEKKPFSFLSVSAGRGFSEVFKSLGADQIIAGGQTMNPSTEDLVAAIERTGGETVYILPNNGNIVLTAQQSAKLSKRDVRVIPTKTMPEGIAAMLAFHTGASADDNEAAMLEALPEITTGQITFAVRDTTVNGIDIQVDDIIGIGKKEILCKGDEMNAVTTVLAEKLVDDADIITIYYGEDVEEEKANALVEAFEEVFDDIDIELVYGGQPVYYYILSIE, encoded by the coding sequence ATGAAGGGTATTAATGGGCAGTTATTTAAACGTGCATTTGTTGCGGCTGCCGTAAATTTAGATGCGCATCGTGAATTAGTCGATGCATTAAACGTTTTTCCTGTGCCGGATGGCGATACAGGAACAAATATGTCGAAAACGATTCTAACCGCCGCAGAGAGCGTTAAGCAAGCTGACGGTGAAGATATTGGAAAAGTAATAAAAGCTGCTTCTAACGGCGCTCTGATGGGTGCTAGAGGCAACTCAGGTGTTATTTTATCTCAATTACTACGTGGATTTTACAAGGGGACAAAAGACATCGAAGAATTGGGTGTCGTTGAACTGGCAGCTGGTCTTGATCATGCCCGTGAAACGGCTTATAAGGCAGTCATGAAACCCGTTGAGGGTACCATGCTTACCATTGCCCGCGTTGTTGCGGAAAAAGCCCTTGAACTATCCACGCAAGATATGGAGATCGAGGAATTTATGGAAGCCTTGCTTGCCCACGGTGATGAGGTCTTGGAACAAACACCAGATATGTTGGCCGCACTTAAGGAAGCAGGTGTAGTAGATTCAGGTGGCAAGGGTGTTATGCTTCTACTTCACGGATTCTACGCAGGCCTGACTGGCAAGATTGCCGTACAGGAGTCTATGGATTCAGTTCAAATGCCATCGAGAACCTTGCAACCCAATGAAGAGATTGAAGAAGGGTATTGCACAAATTTTATGGTCTTGAAACCAAAAGGTTCGATTGATGATTTCCGAAATATTCTTGATAAATTGGGTGATTCAATGGTCATCGCCGAAGCGGAAGATATCTTCAAGGTGCATATTCACTCCAAGGAACCGGGTGTGATCTTACAGGAAGCATTAAAACTTGGTGAATTAACGGAAATAGAAATTGATAATATGCGTTTCCAACAGGAAGAAAAAAATCTGAAGGACATGCAAGCTGCCGCTCCGATTGAAAAAAAACCATTTAGTTTTTTGTCTGTCTCTGCGGGAAGAGGATTTAGTGAAGTATTTAAAAGTTTGGGTGCTGATCAAATTATTGCAGGGGGCCAGACCATGAACCCCAGCACGGAAGATTTGGTGGCCGCCATTGAACGCACGGGTGGAGAGACTGTCTATATTTTGCCAAACAATGGAAATATCGTTTTAACGGCCCAACAATCGGCAAAATTAAGCAAGCGAGATGTTCGTGTTATTCCGACCAAGACCATGCCGGAAGGGATTGCTGCTATGTTGGCTTTCCATACAGGAGCATCGGCGGACGACAATGAGGCTGCCATGCTTGAAGCTTTGCCGGAAATTACGACTGGTCAAATTACTTTTGCCGTACGTGACACAACGGTCAATGGTATTGATATTCAAGTTGATGACATCATAGGCATCGGAAAAAAAGAAATTCTTTGCAAGGGTGATGAAATGAATGCAGTCACCACGGTACTAGCTGAGAAACTCGTTGATGATGCAGACATCATTACCATTTATTATGGTGAGGACGTCGAGGAAGAGAAGGCGAATGCTCTCGTTGAAGCCTTCGAAGAAGTTTTTGATGATATTGACATTGAATTGGTTTATGGGGGTCAGCCCGTATACTACTATATTTTATCGATCGAATAA
- the rpmF gene encoding 50S ribosomal protein L32 gives MAVPKKRTTKAKRDSRRASNSKRVAVQLVNCPQCHEPKLPHHVCKACGYYGSKEVVEAK, from the coding sequence ATGGCTGTACCTAAGAAAAGAACAACCAAAGCGAAACGTGATTCACGTCGAGCGAGCAATTCAAAGCGGGTAGCTGTACAATTAGTAAATTGCCCACAATGCCACGAGCCGAAACTGCCTCATCACGTATGTAAAGCATGTGGTTACTACGGGAGCAAGGAAGTTGTAGAAGCGAAATAA
- the rpmB gene encoding 50S ribosomal protein L28 — protein sequence MAKVCEICGKGKISGNIVTFSNRHIKRSWKPNVQKVRVIVDGTPKRMNVCTRCLRSKRVERAI from the coding sequence ATGGCAAAAGTTTGCGAAATTTGTGGAAAAGGAAAAATTTCCGGAAATATTGTAACATTCTCAAACCGTCATATCAAACGATCTTGGAAACCCAACGTACAAAAAGTACGCGTGATTGTTGATGGCACGCCAAAAAGAATGAATGTTTGTACACGTTGTTTGCGTTCTAAACGTGTCGAGCGTGCAATCTAA
- a CDS encoding acetate kinase produces MKVLVINCGSSSLKYQLIDMTDQTVLAKGLGERIGIEGAIVTHETPGKEKHIVQKPMETHKEALEVVLESIVDPSVGAISSLKEIDAVGHRVVHGGEEFASSVMITDAVIAAMEKCSELAPLHNPANLIGIHACMELMPGVPMVGVFDTAYHQTMDKATFLYALPYELYETHKIRRYGFHGTSHKYVAERAADMMGKSLEDLKLITCHLGNGASVAAISGGKVVDTSMGFTPLEGLVMGTRCGDMDPAIVTFLMEKENMSIAEVNSLMNKQSGVLGISGVSSDFRDIEAAAAEGNERAELALAKFYLRVRKYIGAYLVVMGGVDGIVFTAGLGENSKIARAEICKDLAGLGIEIDDVRNDMRGKEAFIQKEDASVALMCIPTNEELMIAKDTLLLIKG; encoded by the coding sequence ATGAAAGTTTTAGTTATTAATTGTGGAAGTTCATCATTGAAATATCAATTGATCGATATGACAGATCAGACTGTTCTTGCAAAAGGATTAGGCGAAAGAATTGGAATCGAAGGTGCCATTGTAACCCATGAGACACCGGGTAAGGAAAAACACATCGTTCAAAAGCCGATGGAAACACACAAAGAGGCTTTAGAAGTTGTTTTAGAATCCATCGTTGATCCGTCTGTAGGGGCGATTTCTTCATTGAAAGAAATTGATGCGGTTGGACATCGCGTTGTTCATGGTGGAGAGGAGTTCGCTTCTTCTGTTATGATCACAGATGCAGTAATTGCAGCTATGGAAAAATGTTCAGAATTGGCTCCCTTACATAATCCGGCAAACTTAATTGGGATTCACGCATGCATGGAATTGATGCCTGGCGTGCCTATGGTTGGTGTTTTTGATACAGCCTACCATCAAACCATGGATAAGGCGACCTTCCTTTACGCCTTGCCATACGAGCTTTATGAGACACATAAAATCCGTCGATACGGATTCCACGGAACCTCGCACAAATATGTTGCAGAGCGTGCTGCGGATATGATGGGCAAATCATTGGAAGATTTAAAATTGATTACATGCCACCTTGGAAACGGTGCTAGTGTTGCAGCGATTTCCGGAGGAAAAGTGGTTGACACAAGCATGGGATTCACACCGCTTGAAGGCTTGGTTATGGGTACTCGCTGTGGCGACATGGATCCTGCCATCGTAACGTTTTTGATGGAAAAGGAAAACATGTCGATTGCAGAGGTTAACTCTTTAATGAATAAGCAATCCGGTGTATTAGGAATTTCAGGCGTAAGTAGTGATTTTCGCGATATTGAAGCGGCTGCGGCTGAAGGCAATGAGCGTGCGGAACTTGCATTGGCGAAATTCTATCTACGTGTCAGAAAATATATTGGAGCATACCTAGTGGTTATGGGCGGAGTCGATGGCATCGTATTCACTGCTGGTTTGGGAGAAAACTCCAAGATTGCTCGCGCTGAGATTTGCAAGGACCTTGCTGGTCTTGGTATTGAGATCGACGACGTGCGTAACGACATGAGAGGCAAAGAAGCCTTTATCCAAAAGGAAGACGCCTCCGTTGCTTTGATGTGTATTCCAACAAATGAGGAATTAATGATTGCCAAGGATACTTTGTTATTAATCAAAGGATAA
- the recG gene encoding ATP-dependent DNA helicase RecG, which produces MKLNRLSGLGQKRIEKLKEIGITNMADLLTYFPTRYEWIETRLEMYHENPKNSFQLEILIESVQQKPKYLLFSGFAEQIPIQIMFFHQSYRMQSIRPNQSYRFQGKIQKWKNKLQMVNPILAKEITDERVFLPVYRLPSGISQTMFRQWVRQSIEKESVFERDYSPFFGDQFGSHFEAIRTMHFPENPSNLEKARKRLAAEEAVQYQLAQILTKQANRLGISHIDIDINQLTESLPFQLTDGQLKSISEIHTDMIAPQPMYRLLQGDVGSGKTVVAFLSMAISVLSGYQAAYLAPTEVLAHQVYEKAIPFFEKAGIPCALVTGSTKKRERAEIAERIKAGECLSVFGTHALLSDNLDFAHLSLVVTDEQHRFGVAQRSKLQSKGPAVDVLAMSATPIPRTLALTLFGEMSLSVIDSLPAGRKPIRTYLVGPQKRKDAYGFLENEVEKGHRGFVVCPHIDLADEADESDPMSIEKLEGEIQHALLSRTKHTTLHGRMKKDQQNRAMEAFKSGKTPILLSTTIIEVGIDIPQATVIFIESAERFGLAQLHQLRGRVGRSDRQSYCILICHTKSEKAIERMRVLVESQDGFEIAEKDLRLRGQGNLFGLEQHGSFGFTHLDLAIDQEIWETVRQAISTMDQKRIQSFYTYARRHLDNLKEMRNCDASNNR; this is translated from the coding sequence ATGAAACTGAACCGCTTGTCGGGCTTGGGACAAAAAAGAATTGAAAAACTAAAAGAAATTGGAATCACCAATATGGCTGACTTGCTGACGTATTTCCCTACTCGTTATGAATGGATTGAAACAAGGCTTGAGATGTATCATGAGAATCCGAAGAACAGTTTTCAGCTTGAAATTTTAATTGAAAGTGTGCAACAGAAACCAAAGTATCTGCTTTTTTCCGGTTTTGCTGAACAAATTCCCATTCAGATTATGTTTTTTCATCAAAGTTATCGGATGCAATCAATTCGACCCAATCAGTCCTATCGATTCCAAGGTAAAATTCAAAAATGGAAAAACAAATTGCAAATGGTCAATCCCATTTTAGCAAAAGAAATTACCGATGAGCGGGTCTTTTTACCGGTATATCGATTGCCCTCAGGCATCTCTCAAACCATGTTTCGACAATGGGTTCGACAAAGCATTGAAAAGGAATCTGTTTTTGAACGCGATTATTCACCTTTTTTTGGTGACCAGTTTGGTAGCCATTTCGAGGCCATTCGCACCATGCATTTTCCTGAAAATCCATCAAATCTGGAGAAAGCGCGAAAGCGCTTAGCAGCAGAAGAGGCAGTGCAGTATCAACTGGCACAAATTCTTACAAAGCAAGCAAATCGATTAGGAATTTCTCATATCGATATCGATATCAATCAATTAACAGAGTCTTTGCCGTTTCAATTGACAGATGGCCAGCTTAAATCCATATCAGAGATCCATACAGACATGATTGCACCACAGCCGATGTATCGGCTGCTGCAAGGTGATGTTGGCTCTGGTAAGACTGTTGTCGCCTTTTTGAGCATGGCAATTTCCGTCTTGTCTGGCTATCAAGCAGCCTATCTTGCCCCAACAGAAGTGTTGGCCCATCAGGTATATGAAAAAGCCATTCCCTTTTTCGAAAAAGCCGGCATTCCCTGTGCTTTGGTGACGGGTTCAACGAAAAAGAGAGAACGCGCAGAAATAGCCGAGCGAATCAAGGCGGGCGAATGTCTTTCAGTCTTTGGCACCCATGCTTTATTGTCGGACAATCTTGACTTTGCTCACTTGAGTTTGGTCGTAACCGACGAGCAACATCGCTTTGGGGTGGCGCAGCGTTCAAAGTTACAATCGAAAGGTCCGGCAGTGGATGTGCTTGCTATGAGCGCGACACCGATTCCGCGTACCTTGGCCTTAACACTTTTTGGAGAGATGTCACTTTCGGTAATTGATTCCCTTCCGGCAGGAAGAAAACCAATCCGTACCTACTTAGTAGGCCCGCAAAAGCGTAAGGATGCCTATGGCTTTTTAGAAAACGAAGTAGAAAAAGGCCATAGAGGATTCGTAGTTTGTCCTCATATTGATCTGGCTGATGAAGCTGATGAATCGGATCCTATGAGCATCGAAAAACTGGAGGGGGAGATTCAACACGCTCTCCTAAGCCGTACTAAACATACGACCCTTCATGGTCGAATGAAAAAGGATCAACAGAATCGCGCCATGGAAGCCTTCAAATCTGGAAAAACTCCGATTTTGCTGTCGACTACAATCATTGAAGTTGGAATCGATATTCCTCAAGCTACGGTTATTTTTATCGAAAGTGCTGAACGATTCGGTTTGGCTCAATTGCATCAGCTGCGCGGACGTGTAGGCCGATCCGACCGTCAATCCTACTGCATTTTAATTTGCCATACTAAATCGGAAAAGGCTATTGAACGCATGCGTGTACTGGTAGAATCCCAAGATGGCTTTGAAATCGCAGAAAAAGATTTAAGACTACGCGGGCAAGGAAATTTATTTGGTCTGGAACAACATGGATCTTTTGGCTTTACCCATCTCGATCTTGCCATCGATCAAGAAATATGGGAGACTGTTCGTCAAGCCATCTCAACCATGGATCAAAAAAGGATCCAGTCTTTTTACACCTATGCCCGTCGTCATTTAGACAATTTAAAAGAAATGAGGAACTGTGATGCGAGTAATAACAGGTAA
- a CDS encoding glycosyl hydrolase, which translates to MKRVILIISITITLILSLSTSGYADSASPHTFASVEGNRYLWDSESASGLLFPNGATFNQAFLPVGISLSLDDKEIELIPQSFPQKKESFWNFAFYSTSQFRNTPALLNLNEEILHFKGDRIYHVTYEREALTHESNYYQFHQLFFVERGPYQGDLLIIRSNEHVAIEDALSYYLAEDPLDPSLLQSPSDRVRVPLFNPKKALQSLLPNSTSNGQPLWGIFEPSAPRSLVTVNSLEAQLDTNFPLILRYANFTDSPNQLQADLQNARSENRMVELTLQTNEDNGLESSIYSVLNGTYDRELRDLARVVRQQGDPVLFRLNNEMNGDWCNYSALYFGMETQLYKDTWNWIYQIFQEEGADNARWIFNPNERSFPQYRWNHMLAYLPALDQIDAVGLTGYNTGNFYPGERWRSFAEIFDPIYKEYDKVFAYPLLITEFSSSSIGGNKETWIKEMFDQLPYYPRIEALIWWDYADYATGGKIARPYYIDETPDVMDAFREGFKSFYATE; encoded by the coding sequence ATGAAAAGAGTTATTCTGATAATTAGTATCACAATCACCTTGATCCTCAGCCTGTCCACTAGCGGATATGCCGACTCTGCTTCCCCACATACCTTTGCATCCGTAGAAGGAAATCGATACCTTTGGGATTCAGAGTCGGCTAGTGGTCTGTTGTTTCCCAACGGCGCAACTTTTAATCAAGCTTTTTTGCCCGTCGGAATTTCTCTTTCTCTTGATGACAAGGAAATTGAATTGATTCCGCAATCCTTTCCTCAAAAAAAAGAAAGCTTTTGGAATTTCGCTTTTTACTCAACATCTCAATTTAGAAACACACCAGCCTTACTGAACCTGAACGAAGAGATCCTCCATTTTAAGGGAGACCGAATCTATCACGTTACTTATGAAAGAGAGGCTTTAACACATGAAAGCAACTATTATCAGTTTCATCAACTATTCTTTGTAGAGCGAGGCCCCTATCAGGGAGACCTGTTGATTATTCGTTCTAATGAACACGTAGCTATAGAAGACGCTTTGTCCTATTATCTAGCCGAGGACCCTCTCGATCCATCGCTTTTGCAATCTCCATCCGATCGTGTTCGCGTCCCCCTTTTCAATCCAAAGAAGGCTTTACAAAGCCTATTGCCCAATTCCACTAGTAATGGACAACCACTCTGGGGAATTTTCGAACCCAGTGCTCCCCGAAGTCTCGTTACAGTTAATAGTCTGGAAGCACAATTGGACACAAATTTCCCATTAATTCTACGATATGCAAACTTTACTGATTCTCCGAATCAATTGCAAGCGGACCTGCAGAATGCACGCTCTGAAAATCGTATGGTTGAGCTTACCCTGCAGACCAATGAGGACAATGGTTTAGAGTCATCTATTTATTCCGTGCTAAACGGCACCTATGATAGAGAACTTCGAGATTTGGCCCGCGTCGTCCGCCAACAGGGTGATCCCGTCCTCTTTCGTTTAAATAATGAGATGAATGGAGATTGGTGCAATTACTCTGCCTTGTATTTTGGCATGGAAACTCAATTATATAAGGATACATGGAATTGGATCTATCAGATCTTTCAAGAGGAAGGCGCCGACAACGCCCGTTGGATCTTCAATCCCAATGAACGGTCTTTTCCCCAATACAGGTGGAATCATATGCTCGCCTACCTCCCCGCCCTTGATCAAATCGATGCTGTCGGCCTGACGGGTTACAATACCGGAAATTTCTATCCAGGAGAACGATGGCGTTCCTTTGCAGAGATTTTTGATCCAATTTATAAAGAATATGACAAAGTATTCGCTTATCCCCTATTGATTACCGAGTTTTCTTCTAGTTCCATCGGCGGAAACAAAGAAACTTGGATCAAGGAAATGTTCGATCAACTTCCTTATTATCCGAGGATCGAGGCCTTGATTTGGTGGGATTATGCCGATTATGCCACTGGCGGTAAAATTGCCCGTCCCTACTATATCGATGAGACGCCCGATGTCATGGATGCCTTCAGGGAAGGCTTTAAGTCCTTTTACGCCACTGAATAG